A genome region from Deinococcus sp. KNUC1210 includes the following:
- the map gene encoding type I methionyl aminopeptidase → MTIKTEADLKGMQRAGHVVAETLRILKTAIRPGVTPAELDALAGTVFRQYGAKSAPRMTYNAPVNVFISVNDDIVHGLPTQRPLTAGDVVSIDVTPFVDGYIADAAVTVAVPPASPVVMRLIECAEVAFHAGMGAAKAGQPVHAIGEAVEREVRQRGFTVLRELFGHGVGRAIHEEPNVPNYYRAKDSRKLHEGLVIAVEPMVSTGRSHRVRTLRDGWTLSTTDGGLAAHFEHTIMITKGTPVILTA, encoded by the coding sequence ATGACCATCAAGACCGAGGCCGACCTGAAGGGGATGCAGCGAGCAGGACACGTGGTTGCCGAGACGCTCCGTATCCTGAAGACGGCCATCCGTCCGGGCGTGACGCCTGCCGAACTGGACGCCCTGGCGGGCACGGTCTTCCGGCAGTATGGAGCCAAATCTGCGCCCCGTATGACCTATAACGCCCCCGTCAACGTCTTCATCAGCGTGAACGACGACATCGTGCACGGGCTGCCAACCCAGCGGCCCCTGACGGCCGGAGACGTGGTGAGCATCGACGTCACGCCCTTTGTAGACGGCTACATTGCCGACGCGGCGGTGACGGTGGCAGTGCCCCCGGCGTCGCCCGTGGTCATGCGCCTGATCGAATGCGCCGAGGTGGCCTTTCACGCGGGCATGGGGGCAGCAAAGGCCGGACAGCCCGTTCATGCGATCGGTGAGGCGGTCGAACGTGAGGTCAGGCAGCGCGGCTTCACGGTGCTGCGCGAACTGTTCGGGCATGGTGTGGGCCGCGCCATCCACGAGGAACCCAACGTGCCGAATTACTACCGCGCCAAAGACAGCCGGAAGCTGCACGAAGGGCTGGTCATCGCGGTCGAACCGATGGTCTCCACCGGGCGCTCGCACCGCGTCAGGACGCTGCGCGACGGCTGGACGCTGAGCACGACGGACGGCGGTCTGGCGGCCCACTTCGAACACACCATCATGATCACGAAGGGCACCCCGGTCATTCTGACGGCCTGA
- a CDS encoding glycosyltransferase, with product MASGRTRRGAARTERQTGRSADRAPRPDHLTPGARFLTPLVDAVVLCYLPYPLVRWPPPMLSTGNGQLMAFRRAAFERTGGYAAVRQEILEDTQFARRLKAKGGRLTLALGAGCVGVTMYRSYPESLAGFGKNSLAIHVHSRPLLILSGLWHLAVYTLPWLRRSPTWLRVAGLLERSLVNLVTGRTRPLDLAEGLLGPFTPLLALPAYRRALARRVVWKGRSYPQR from the coding sequence GTGGCATCCGGGCGCACTCGGCGCGGTGCTGCACGAACTGAACGGCAGACAGGCCGATCTGCTGACCGTGCTCCCCGCCCCGACCACCTGACGCCGGGTGCCCGGTTTCTGACGCCGCTGGTCGATGCGGTGGTGCTGTGCTATCTGCCGTATCCGCTGGTGCGCTGGCCCCCTCCGATGCTGAGTACCGGAAACGGGCAACTGATGGCCTTCCGCCGCGCCGCCTTCGAACGCACGGGCGGCTACGCGGCCGTTCGGCAGGAAATTCTGGAAGACACCCAGTTTGCCCGCCGGCTGAAGGCGAAGGGCGGGCGGCTGACGCTGGCGCTGGGGGCGGGCTGCGTGGGCGTGACGATGTACCGCAGTTATCCGGAATCGCTGGCGGGCTTCGGCAAGAACTCGCTGGCGATTCATGTTCACTCGCGCCCGCTGCTGATCCTGTCGGGGCTGTGGCATCTGGCGGTCTATACCCTGCCGTGGCTGCGGCGCTCTCCAACCTGGCTGCGGGTGGCCGGACTGCTGGAACGAAGTCTGGTCAATCTGGTCACGGGCAGAACGCGCCCACTCGATCTGGCAGAGGGGCTGCTGGGGCCGTTCACTCCGCTGCTGGCCCTGCCCGCCTACCGCCGCGCCCTGGCCCGCCGGGTCGTCTGGAAGGGCCGCAGCTATCCGCAGAGGTAA
- a CDS encoding glycosyltransferase family 2 protein has product MTRLTDQVYVCAALLFFAFKGAVLLTNALTFPKLRPRPLPAQRPRISLLIPARDEAANLPRSLPGMLAQGANEVLVLDDASSDDTARIARDLGAVVLSGAALPDGWYGKPWACEQLGRAASGDILIFTDADVLWHPGALGAVLHELNGRQADLLTVLPAPTT; this is encoded by the coding sequence ATGACCCGCCTGACCGATCAGGTCTACGTGTGCGCCGCGCTGCTCTTTTTCGCGTTCAAGGGCGCGGTGCTGCTCACCAATGCCCTGACCTTCCCGAAGCTGCGACCTCGGCCCCTGCCCGCCCAGCGTCCGCGTATCTCGCTGCTGATTCCGGCCCGCGACGAAGCCGCGAACCTGCCGCGCAGTCTGCCGGGGATGCTGGCGCAGGGGGCAAACGAAGTGCTGGTGCTCGATGACGCCAGCAGCGACGACACCGCCCGGATTGCCCGCGACCTCGGCGCGGTGGTGCTCAGCGGCGCGGCCCTGCCCGACGGCTGGTACGGCAAGCCCTGGGCCTGCGAACAGCTCGGGCGGGCAGCCAGCGGCGACATCCTGATTTTTACCGATGCCGACGTGCTGTGGCATCCGGGCGCACTCGGCGCGGTGCTGCACGAACTGAACGGCAGACAGGCCGATCTGCTGACCGTGCTCCCCGCCCCGACCACCTGA
- a CDS encoding 3-oxoacyl-ACP synthase III family protein, giving the protein MVPTAEVAALCGLPAEVAAARSGVQERRWLSEGETALTLGAQAARDALTAARLEPQQIDVLLNASGTQLQPIPDGAALLARELGWSGNAAYSLHGTCLSFLLALHHAALLIAAGQARHVLIVSSEAGSLGLNFAHAESSLLIGDGAAAVVLGPAERPGQGLHAARFETYPEGAEHTRIRAGGSLLNNRSPQIQDDDYLFEMQGLGVLKLASRVVPGFLERLRPGLSSGLPGIGRVIPHQASAAGLALMRRYGWPEDRVEVTLPHLGNVIAASVPLTLHQASTQGRAEEGETLLLVGTGAGLTAGGLIWQL; this is encoded by the coding sequence GTGGTTCCGACAGCGGAGGTGGCGGCGCTCTGCGGATTGCCCGCCGAGGTGGCCGCCGCCCGTTCGGGCGTGCAGGAACGGCGCTGGCTGTCGGAAGGCGAAACCGCGCTGACGCTGGGCGCTCAAGCAGCCCGCGACGCGCTGACCGCCGCCCGGCTGGAACCGCAGCAGATCGACGTGCTGCTGAACGCCAGCGGCACTCAGCTTCAGCCGATTCCGGACGGCGCGGCGCTGCTGGCCCGCGAACTCGGCTGGAGTGGAAACGCGGCCTACAGCCTGCACGGCACCTGCCTGAGCTTCCTGCTGGCGCTGCATCACGCTGCCCTGCTGATCGCGGCGGGACAGGCCCGGCACGTGCTGATCGTCAGCAGCGAGGCGGGCAGCCTGGGCCTGAATTTCGCCCACGCCGAGAGCAGCCTGCTGATCGGAGACGGCGCGGCGGCGGTGGTGCTGGGGCCAGCCGAACGGCCCGGTCAGGGGCTGCACGCCGCCCGCTTCGAAACCTACCCGGAGGGCGCAGAGCATACCCGCATCCGGGCCGGGGGCAGCCTGCTGAACAACCGCTCGCCGCAGATTCAGGACGACGACTACCTGTTCGAAATGCAGGGTCTGGGCGTGCTGAAGCTGGCGAGCCGGGTGGTGCCGGGCTTTCTGGAGCGCCTGCGGCCCGGCCTGAGCAGCGGCCTTCCGGGCATCGGGCGCGTCATTCCGCATCAGGCCAGCGCGGCGGGTCTGGCCCTGATGCGGCGCTACGGCTGGCCAGAAGACCGCGTGGAAGTGACGCTGCCGCACCTGGGCAACGTCATCGCCGCCAGCGTCCCCCTGACACTCCATCAGGCCAGTACCCAGGGCCGCGCCGAAGAAGGCGAGACCCTGCTGCTGGTGGGCACCGGGGCGGGCCTGACAGCGGGCGGCCTGATCTGGCAACTCTAG
- a CDS encoding F390 synthetase-related protein — translation MIDRLTVLTHALSESRWMFRERAALERHQARLATDHLRWVAAHSPYTAERFRQAGLSVGQWRDLPPISKREMMANFDRLNTAGLPLKTVLEVARRAEATRDFTPTLPTSGGEMTVGLSSGTSGTQGVFLVSRAERLQWAGAVLRWLLPPPWPASLLKRQRVAFVLRAEGQLYRSVSGSRLHFQFLDLLRPVPQLAAELSAAHPTLLAGPPSVLRALLDAGAEAHPARVVSVAEVLEDDDRAALEAGFGPVVQVYQATEGLLALPCPHGQLHLNEAHVHFDFEALAGGYLRPIITDLRRRAQPMIRHRLDDVLLLAEKSCTCGLASRRIERVVGRQDDALNLPSAAGSRVTVWPDFVRAAMNTASGLREYRAAQTDAAHLQLSLEPDTAHTRTAAAHELRAALDRLGVGAVTLSFSPLLADPPGTKRRRVRQIWTPDRPHGAD, via the coding sequence GTGATTGACCGCCTGACCGTCCTGACCCACGCGCTCAGCGAAAGCCGCTGGATGTTCCGCGAGCGGGCGGCGCTGGAACGCCATCAGGCACGCCTTGCCACCGACCATCTGCGCTGGGTGGCGGCGCACAGCCCGTACACCGCCGAGCGCTTCCGGCAGGCAGGGCTGAGCGTGGGCCAGTGGCGAGACCTGCCACCCATTTCAAAACGCGAGATGATGGCGAACTTCGACCGCCTGAATACCGCTGGCCTGCCGCTGAAGACCGTGCTGGAGGTGGCCCGCCGCGCCGAAGCCACCCGCGATTTCACACCCACGCTGCCCACGTCCGGCGGCGAGATGACGGTGGGGCTGTCGAGCGGCACCAGCGGCACCCAGGGCGTCTTTCTGGTCAGCCGCGCCGAGCGCCTGCAATGGGCGGGCGCGGTGCTGCGCTGGCTGCTGCCCCCGCCCTGGCCCGCCAGCCTGCTGAAACGGCAGCGCGTCGCCTTCGTGCTGCGGGCCGAGGGGCAGCTCTACCGCAGCGTGTCGGGGTCGCGGCTGCACTTTCAGTTTCTGGATCTGCTGCGCCCCGTTCCCCAGCTGGCCGCCGAACTCAGCGCCGCGCACCCGACGCTGCTGGCTGGCCCGCCCAGCGTGCTGCGTGCCCTGCTGGACGCCGGAGCCGAGGCACATCCGGCGCGGGTGGTGAGCGTGGCCGAAGTGCTGGAAGACGATGACCGCGCCGCGCTGGAGGCAGGATTCGGTCCGGTGGTGCAGGTGTATCAGGCCACCGAGGGGCTGCTGGCCCTCCCCTGCCCGCACGGACAGCTGCACCTGAACGAAGCGCACGTCCACTTCGATTTCGAAGCGCTGGCGGGCGGCTACCTGCGGCCCATCATCACCGATCTGCGCCGCCGCGCCCAGCCGATGATCCGTCACCGTCTCGACGACGTGCTGCTGCTGGCCGAGAAGAGCTGCACCTGCGGGCTGGCCTCACGCCGGATCGAGCGCGTGGTGGGGCGGCAGGACGACGCGCTGAACCTGCCCTCTGCCGCCGGGTCGCGGGTGACGGTCTGGCCGGATTTCGTGCGGGCCGCCATGAACACCGCCTCAGGGCTGCGCGAATACCGCGCCGCACAGACGGACGCCGCGCACCTTCAGCTGTCGCTGGAACCCGACACCGCCCACACGCGCACCGCCGCCGCCCACGAACTCCGGGCCGCGCTCGACAGGCTGGGCGTGGGCGCAGTCACGCTTTCCTTCAGCCCGCTGCTGGCCGATCCGCCGGGCACCAAGCGCCGCCGGGTCCGGCAGATCTGGACACCGGACCGCCCGCATGGAGCAGACTGA
- a CDS encoding MBL fold metallo-hydrolase, which produces MTAVRVVPLSAGECLNIAALTERGAAWRLQAYPAGFALLEHPTRGAVLFDTGYGPGVRTLMRRWPGVLYGLITPVRLEAHQTALARLARLGIVAGDVHHLIVSHLHADHVGALRDFPAATLHLDAGAYPPLRGLKGLRAVRRAFLPELLPPDFEARTRELAYRAAPPGCAPFGRVADVFGDGSVYALPVPGHAPGMIALIVRTHEHAALDGDGAGLTLLASDAAWSVRALRADGEVHPLARVAFWNTGQERHSREALKTWLAAHPAARVIVSHDAPEAEHGD; this is translated from the coding sequence ATGACGGCGGTCCGGGTCGTGCCGCTGAGCGCGGGCGAGTGCCTGAACATCGCTGCTCTGACCGAACGGGGCGCGGCGTGGCGCCTGCAGGCATATCCGGCGGGGTTCGCGCTGCTGGAGCACCCCACACGCGGCGCGGTGCTGTTCGACACCGGCTATGGTCCGGGCGTCCGGACCCTGATGCGGCGCTGGCCCGGCGTGCTGTACGGCCTGATCACTCCGGTGCGGCTGGAGGCCCACCAGACCGCGCTGGCACGGCTGGCGCGGCTGGGCATCGTGGCGGGCGACGTGCACCACCTGATCGTCTCGCACCTGCATGCCGACCACGTGGGGGCGCTGCGCGATTTCCCGGCGGCGACCCTTCATCTGGATGCGGGCGCGTATCCGCCGCTGCGGGGCCTGAAGGGACTGCGGGCGGTGCGCCGGGCCTTCCTGCCAGAGCTGCTTCCACCCGACTTCGAGGCCAGAACCCGTGAACTGGCTTACCGGGCCGCGCCGCCGGGCTGTGCTCCGTTCGGGCGCGTGGCCGACGTGTTCGGAGACGGCAGCGTCTATGCCCTGCCCGTTCCCGGCCATGCTCCCGGCATGATCGCCCTGATCGTGCGTACCCACGAACACGCCGCGCTGGACGGCGACGGTGCAGGCCTGACGCTGCTCGCCAGCGACGCCGCGTGGTCGGTGCGGGCACTGCGGGCAGACGGCGAGGTGCACCCGCTGGCACGCGTAGCCTTCTGGAACACCGGGCAGGAACGCCACAGCCGGGAAGCGCTGAAAACCTGGCTGGCAGCCCATCCGGCGGCGCGGGTGATCGTGAGCCACGACGCGCCGGAAGCGGAACACGGTGATTGA
- a CDS encoding NAD(P)-dependent oxidoreductase translates to MRILVTGSTGFLGGAAARALARSGHTVTGTGRNPQQGAALERSGVRFLRADLHDDPAPLLQGVDAVLHAAARSTLWGHWRDFYADNVMVSAALARACAARGIRLVHISTPSVYNAGRQTRDVPESLPIGPRFDSLYARSKFLAEQEVRFYLPDAAILRPRGIYGPGDTSILPRLARALRSGRLPRLTRSEVCTELTHVQNVVHAATLALEQPAAGLFNITDGVSVPIWATLDRLADVLEVPRPTRFVPAAVVERAARLLELAYRLAPGAPEPPITASGVRLLTRPMTLDLTRARERLGYTPVIHPKDGLSAVLEGLK, encoded by the coding sequence ATGCGAATCCTGGTGACCGGCAGCACCGGCTTTCTCGGCGGCGCGGCGGCGCGTGCTCTGGCGCGTTCGGGGCATACCGTGACCGGCACCGGGCGCAACCCCCAGCAGGGCGCCGCACTGGAACGGTCAGGCGTGCGTTTTCTGAGAGCCGACCTGCACGACGATCCCGCCCCGCTGCTGCAAGGAGTCGACGCCGTGCTGCACGCAGCGGCCCGCTCGACGCTGTGGGGGCACTGGCGCGACTTCTACGCCGACAACGTGATGGTGAGTGCAGCGCTGGCCCGTGCGTGTGCAGCCCGTGGCATTCGCCTCGTTCACATCAGCACACCCAGCGTGTACAACGCGGGCCGCCAGACCCGCGACGTGCCGGAATCGCTGCCCATCGGCCCGCGCTTCGACAGTCTGTATGCCCGCAGCAAGTTTCTGGCCGAGCAGGAGGTGCGCTTTTATCTGCCCGACGCGGCCATTCTGCGGCCCAGGGGCATCTACGGGCCCGGCGATACCAGCATTCTGCCCCGGCTGGCGCGGGCGCTGCGGAGCGGGCGGCTGCCGCGCCTGACCCGCTCTGAGGTCTGTACCGAGCTGACGCACGTACAGAACGTCGTGCATGCGGCAACGCTGGCGCTGGAGCAGCCCGCAGCGGGCCTGTTCAACATCACCGACGGCGTGAGCGTGCCGATCTGGGCCACGCTCGACCGGCTCGCGGACGTGCTGGAGGTGCCGCGCCCCACGCGCTTCGTGCCAGCGGCTGTGGTGGAACGCGCCGCCCGCCTGCTGGAACTCGCCTACCGCCTCGCGCCCGGTGCGCCCGAACCGCCCATCACCGCCAGCGGGGTCCGGCTGCTGACCCGGCCCATGACGCTCGACCTGACCCGCGCCCGTGAACGGCTGGGGTATACCCCGGTCATTCACCCGAAAGACGGGCTGAGCGCCGTGCTGGAAGGGCTGAAATGA